A stretch of Rhinopithecus roxellana isolate Shanxi Qingling chromosome 12, ASM756505v1, whole genome shotgun sequence DNA encodes these proteins:
- the SLFNL1 gene encoding schlafen-like protein 1, whose protein sequence is MTPMKRSVQTQVSEPFTECWGEESLPELPAEQSLTEYSDLEEAPSARTLYVGHLNPQFSVPVLACLLRDTLERLEMPVAREHIEVVRRPRKAYALVQVTVRRDTLASLPWRLQTALEEHLILKELAARGKELLLSEAQGPFSHREEEEEEDSGLSPSPSPGSDVPLPAWPTHTLPDRPQAWKLHSCQGRPSGVCSDSAIVHQEIVGKDQLFQGAFLGSETRNMEFKRGSGEYLSLAFKHHVRRYVCAFLNSEGGSLLVGVEDSGLVRGIHCSHRDEDRARLLVDSILQGFKPQVFPDAYTLTFVPVISTSETSVPLKVIRLTVHTPKAQSQPQLYQTDQGEVFLRRDGSIQGPLSASAIQEWCRQRWLVELGKLEERVKVLTMEKEQLQQQLQQHGPMSCTCCVL, encoded by the exons ATGACCCCCATGAAGAGATCGGTGCAAACACAGGTGTCAGAGCCCTTCACGGAGTGCTGGGGTGAGGAGTCCCTGCCAGAGCTCCCCGCAGAGCAGTCCCTGACTGAGTACTCTGACCTCGAGGAGGCTCCCTCGGCGCGCACTCTCTATGTGGGCCATCTGAACCCCCAGTTCTCAGTGCCGGTGCTCGCCTGCCTGCTGCGAGACACCCTGGAGCGGCTGGAGATGCCGGTGGCGCGGGAGCACATCGAGGTGGTGAGGCGGCCGCGGAAGGCCTATGCACTGGTGCAGGTGACTGTCCGCAGGGACACCCTGGCCTCCCTCCCCTGGCGCCTGCAGACGGCCCTGGAGGAGCACCTAATCCTCAAGGAGCTGGCAGCCCGTGGGAAGGAGCTGCTATTGAGTGAGGCCCAAGGGCCCTTCAGCCACAGAGAG gaggaggaggaggaggacagtggcctgagccccagccccagcccaggctcTGATGTCCCGCTGCCCGCCTGGCCTACACACACACTGCCTGATAGGCCCCAGGCCTGGAAGCTGCACAGCTGCCAGGGCCGGCCCAGTGGTGTGTGCTCTGACAGTGCCATTGTGCACCAGGAGATCGTGGGCAAGGACCAGCTCTTCCAGGGTGCCTTCCTGGGCAGCGAGACCCGCAACATGGAGTTCAAGCGGGGCAGCGGCGAGTACCTGAGCCTGGCCTTCAAGCACCATGTGCGGCGCTATGTGTGCGCCTTCCTCAACAGCGAGGGCGGCAGCCTGCTCGTGGGAGTGGAGGACAGCGGCCTGGTGCGGGGCATCCACTGCAGCCACCGTGATGAGGACCGCGCACGCCTGCTGGTGGACTCTATCCTGCAGGGCTTCAAGCCTCAGGTCTTTCCTGATGCCTACACTCTGACCTTTGTCCCTGTGATCAGCACCTCAGAGACCAGCGTCCCCCTCAAG GTGATCCGCCTGACCGTGCACACCCCCAAGGCCCAGAGCCAGCCGCAACTCTACCAGACAGACCAGGGGGAGGTGTTTCTGCGGCGCGACGGGAGCATCCAGGGCCCGTTGTCCGCCAGCGCCATCCAGGAGTGGTGCAGGCAG AGATGGCTGGTGGAGCTGGGCAAGCTGGAGGAGAGGGTGAAGGTGCTGACGATGGAGAAGGAGCAGctccagcagcagctgcagcagcacgGGCCTATGTCCTGCACCTGCTGTGTCCTGTGA